From Dermochelys coriacea isolate rDerCor1 chromosome 9, rDerCor1.pri.v4, whole genome shotgun sequence, one genomic window encodes:
- the MCCC1 gene encoding methylcrotonoyl-CoA carboxylase subunit alpha, mitochondrial isoform X2 has product MAATVLVTERGRRCLWALQHQKLIWGQRCLKFASTTERRNIEKVLIANRGEIACRVMRTARKMGVKSVAVYSDADKNSMHVAMADEAYSIGPAASQQSYLAMEKIIQVAKISTAQAIHPGYGFLSENTEFAELCKQEGIIFIGPPSSAIRDMGIKSTSKAIMSAAGVPVIEGYHGEDQSDECLKEHAQRIGYPVMIKAVRGGGGKGMRIAQSEKEFLDQLESARREAKKSFNDDAVLIEKFVDNPRHVEVQVFGDQHGNAVYLFERDCSVQRRHQKIIEEAPGPEIEPEVRRKLGEAAVKAAKAVNYVGAGTVEFIMDSQHNFYFMEMNTRLQVEHPVTEMITGTDLVEWQLRVAAGEKIPLMQEEIELSGHAFEARIYAEDPNNNFMPGAGPLLHLSTPPPDSFTRIETGVRQGDEVSVHYDPMIAKLVVWAEDRQAALRKLRYSLHQYNIVGLSTNIDFLLSLSGHPQFEAGNVHTNFISQHHDELFPAKQATPNEILCQAALGLILREKMITDAFRVQSGDKFSPFASSSGRRINISYTRKLTLLDGENNVDITVDYSHDGSYNMQIKDKAFHVSGDISNEGDSTYLRCTVNGSVCKSKLVILDNAICLFSLKGSAQIGLPIPKYLSGASATGTQGGALAPMTGTIEKVFVKAGDKVQAGDPLMVMIAMKMEHTIRAPKAGVIKKVNYQEGSQANRHAPLVELVDEDMESK; this is encoded by the exons AAAATTGATTTGGGGACAAAGATGCCTGAAATTTGCTTCAACAACAG AAAGAAGAAACATAGAGAAGGTCCTCATTGCAAACCGAggagaaattgcatgcagggtgATGCGGACGGCCAGAAAGATGGGTGTGAAGTCTGTAGCAGTTTACAGTGATGCAGACAAGAATTCCATGCATGTCGCAATG GCAGATGAAGCATATTCCATTGGCCCAGCTGCCTCTCAGCAGAGCTATTTAGCtatggaaaaaataatacaagTGGCCAAAATATCAACAGCACAG GCTATTCATCCAGGGTATGGTTTCCTCTCAGAAAACACGGAGTTTGCCGAGCTGTGCAAGCAAGAGGGAATCATCTTCATAGGCCCTCCTTCATCTGCTATCAGAGATATGGGTATTAAGAG cACCTCCAAGGCTATAATGTCTGCTGCTGGGGTTCCTGTCATTGAAGGTTATCATGGTGAAGATCAGTCTGATGAATGTCTAAAGGAACATGCCCAGAGAATTGGGTATCCAGTAATGATTAAAGCAGTTCGTGGAGGTGGAGGAAAG GGTATGAGAATTGCTCAGTCAGAAAAGGAGTTTCTGGACCAACTAGAATCAGCCAGGAGAGAAGCAAAGAAGTCTTTCAATGATGATGCCGTGCTGATAGAAAAATTTGTAGACAATCCAAG GCATGTTGAAGTCCAGGTGTTTGGTGACCAGCATGGCAATGCAGTCTATTTGTTTGAAAGAGATTGCAGTGTGCAGAGAAGACATCAGAAAATCATTGAAGAAGCTCCTGGG CCAGAAATTGAGCCTGAAGTGAGAAGGAAACTTGGAGAAGCTGCTGTCAAAGCAGCTAAAGCTGTGAACTACGTGGGAGCAG GAACCGTGGAATTTATTATGGACTCTCAACATAATTTCTACTTTATGGAGATGAACACCAGGCTGCAAGTGGAGCACCCAGTTACTGAGATGATCACAGGGACTGACTTGGTAGAGTGGCAACTTAGG GttgcagcaggagagaaaatTCCCCTAATGCAGGAAGAAATTGAACTCAGTGGCCATGCATTTGAAGCCAGGATATATGCTGAAGATCCTAATAATAACTTCATGCCAGGGGCTGGACCCTTACTCCACTTGTCTACACCACCACCTGACAGTTTTACCAGGATAGAAACTGGGGTCAGACAAG GTGATGAAGTTTCTGTGCATTATGATCCAATGATTGCGAAGTTAGTTGTTTGGGCTGAGGATCGCCAAGCAGCATTGAGAAAGTTGCGGTACAGCCTTCATCAGTACAAT ATCGTAGGACTAAGCACCAATATTGATTTCTTACTAAGCCTGTCAGGACACCCACAGTTTGAGGCTGGAAATGTGCACACCAATTTCATTTCTCAACACCATGATGAACTGTTTCCAGCCAAACAGGCCACCCCAAATGAAATTTTGTGTCAGGCTGCTCTGGGACTCATACTGAGAGAGAAAATGATAACCGATGCTTTTAGAGTTCAGTCTGGTG ATAAATTCTCACCGTTTGCATCCAGCAGTGGCAGAAGAATAAATATATCCTACACCAGAAAACTGACTCTCCTAGATGGTGAAAACA aTGTGGACATAACTGTAGATTACAGTCATGACGGTTCATATAACATGCAG ATAAAAGATAAAGCTTTCCATGTTTCTGGAGACATTTCTAATGAGGGAGATTCGACTTACCTGAGATGTACAGTAAACGGGAGTGTTTGTAAATCTAAGCTGGTCATTTTGGACAACGCTATTTGCCTCTTCTCGCTG AAAGGCAGTGCACAAATTGGGCTTCCAATACCTAAATACTTATCTGGAGCGAGTGCAACAGGAACTCAAGGAGGTGCTCTAGCACCTATGACTGGAACAATTGAAAAG GTATTTGTGAAAGCAGGGGACAAGGTACAAGCTGGAGACCCACTAATGGTTATGATAGCTATGAAAATGGAG CATACCATAAGGGCTCCAAAGGCAGGAGTAATAAAGAAGGTTAATTACCAGGAAGGCTCTCAGGCCAACAGACATGCTCCACTAGTTGAGTTAGTGGATGAAGACATGGAATCAAAATGA
- the MCCC1 gene encoding methylcrotonoyl-CoA carboxylase subunit alpha, mitochondrial isoform X1 — protein MAATVLVTERGRRCLWALQHQKLIWGQRCLKFASTTVERRNIEKVLIANRGEIACRVMRTARKMGVKSVAVYSDADKNSMHVAMADEAYSIGPAASQQSYLAMEKIIQVAKISTAQAIHPGYGFLSENTEFAELCKQEGIIFIGPPSSAIRDMGIKSTSKAIMSAAGVPVIEGYHGEDQSDECLKEHAQRIGYPVMIKAVRGGGGKGMRIAQSEKEFLDQLESARREAKKSFNDDAVLIEKFVDNPRHVEVQVFGDQHGNAVYLFERDCSVQRRHQKIIEEAPGPEIEPEVRRKLGEAAVKAAKAVNYVGAGTVEFIMDSQHNFYFMEMNTRLQVEHPVTEMITGTDLVEWQLRVAAGEKIPLMQEEIELSGHAFEARIYAEDPNNNFMPGAGPLLHLSTPPPDSFTRIETGVRQGDEVSVHYDPMIAKLVVWAEDRQAALRKLRYSLHQYNIVGLSTNIDFLLSLSGHPQFEAGNVHTNFISQHHDELFPAKQATPNEILCQAALGLILREKMITDAFRVQSGDKFSPFASSSGRRINISYTRKLTLLDGENNVDITVDYSHDGSYNMQIKDKAFHVSGDISNEGDSTYLRCTVNGSVCKSKLVILDNAICLFSLKGSAQIGLPIPKYLSGASATGTQGGALAPMTGTIEKVFVKAGDKVQAGDPLMVMIAMKMEHTIRAPKAGVIKKVNYQEGSQANRHAPLVELVDEDMESK, from the exons AAAATTGATTTGGGGACAAAGATGCCTGAAATTTGCTTCAACAACAG TAGAAAGAAGAAACATAGAGAAGGTCCTCATTGCAAACCGAggagaaattgcatgcagggtgATGCGGACGGCCAGAAAGATGGGTGTGAAGTCTGTAGCAGTTTACAGTGATGCAGACAAGAATTCCATGCATGTCGCAATG GCAGATGAAGCATATTCCATTGGCCCAGCTGCCTCTCAGCAGAGCTATTTAGCtatggaaaaaataatacaagTGGCCAAAATATCAACAGCACAG GCTATTCATCCAGGGTATGGTTTCCTCTCAGAAAACACGGAGTTTGCCGAGCTGTGCAAGCAAGAGGGAATCATCTTCATAGGCCCTCCTTCATCTGCTATCAGAGATATGGGTATTAAGAG cACCTCCAAGGCTATAATGTCTGCTGCTGGGGTTCCTGTCATTGAAGGTTATCATGGTGAAGATCAGTCTGATGAATGTCTAAAGGAACATGCCCAGAGAATTGGGTATCCAGTAATGATTAAAGCAGTTCGTGGAGGTGGAGGAAAG GGTATGAGAATTGCTCAGTCAGAAAAGGAGTTTCTGGACCAACTAGAATCAGCCAGGAGAGAAGCAAAGAAGTCTTTCAATGATGATGCCGTGCTGATAGAAAAATTTGTAGACAATCCAAG GCATGTTGAAGTCCAGGTGTTTGGTGACCAGCATGGCAATGCAGTCTATTTGTTTGAAAGAGATTGCAGTGTGCAGAGAAGACATCAGAAAATCATTGAAGAAGCTCCTGGG CCAGAAATTGAGCCTGAAGTGAGAAGGAAACTTGGAGAAGCTGCTGTCAAAGCAGCTAAAGCTGTGAACTACGTGGGAGCAG GAACCGTGGAATTTATTATGGACTCTCAACATAATTTCTACTTTATGGAGATGAACACCAGGCTGCAAGTGGAGCACCCAGTTACTGAGATGATCACAGGGACTGACTTGGTAGAGTGGCAACTTAGG GttgcagcaggagagaaaatTCCCCTAATGCAGGAAGAAATTGAACTCAGTGGCCATGCATTTGAAGCCAGGATATATGCTGAAGATCCTAATAATAACTTCATGCCAGGGGCTGGACCCTTACTCCACTTGTCTACACCACCACCTGACAGTTTTACCAGGATAGAAACTGGGGTCAGACAAG GTGATGAAGTTTCTGTGCATTATGATCCAATGATTGCGAAGTTAGTTGTTTGGGCTGAGGATCGCCAAGCAGCATTGAGAAAGTTGCGGTACAGCCTTCATCAGTACAAT ATCGTAGGACTAAGCACCAATATTGATTTCTTACTAAGCCTGTCAGGACACCCACAGTTTGAGGCTGGAAATGTGCACACCAATTTCATTTCTCAACACCATGATGAACTGTTTCCAGCCAAACAGGCCACCCCAAATGAAATTTTGTGTCAGGCTGCTCTGGGACTCATACTGAGAGAGAAAATGATAACCGATGCTTTTAGAGTTCAGTCTGGTG ATAAATTCTCACCGTTTGCATCCAGCAGTGGCAGAAGAATAAATATATCCTACACCAGAAAACTGACTCTCCTAGATGGTGAAAACA aTGTGGACATAACTGTAGATTACAGTCATGACGGTTCATATAACATGCAG ATAAAAGATAAAGCTTTCCATGTTTCTGGAGACATTTCTAATGAGGGAGATTCGACTTACCTGAGATGTACAGTAAACGGGAGTGTTTGTAAATCTAAGCTGGTCATTTTGGACAACGCTATTTGCCTCTTCTCGCTG AAAGGCAGTGCACAAATTGGGCTTCCAATACCTAAATACTTATCTGGAGCGAGTGCAACAGGAACTCAAGGAGGTGCTCTAGCACCTATGACTGGAACAATTGAAAAG GTATTTGTGAAAGCAGGGGACAAGGTACAAGCTGGAGACCCACTAATGGTTATGATAGCTATGAAAATGGAG CATACCATAAGGGCTCCAAAGGCAGGAGTAATAAAGAAGGTTAATTACCAGGAAGGCTCTCAGGCCAACAGACATGCTCCACTAGTTGAGTTAGTGGATGAAGACATGGAATCAAAATGA
- the MCCC1 gene encoding methylcrotonoyl-CoA carboxylase subunit alpha, mitochondrial isoform X3 has protein sequence MRTARKMGVKSVAVYSDADKNSMHVAMADEAYSIGPAASQQSYLAMEKIIQVAKISTAQAIHPGYGFLSENTEFAELCKQEGIIFIGPPSSAIRDMGIKSTSKAIMSAAGVPVIEGYHGEDQSDECLKEHAQRIGYPVMIKAVRGGGGKGMRIAQSEKEFLDQLESARREAKKSFNDDAVLIEKFVDNPRHVEVQVFGDQHGNAVYLFERDCSVQRRHQKIIEEAPGPEIEPEVRRKLGEAAVKAAKAVNYVGAGTVEFIMDSQHNFYFMEMNTRLQVEHPVTEMITGTDLVEWQLRVAAGEKIPLMQEEIELSGHAFEARIYAEDPNNNFMPGAGPLLHLSTPPPDSFTRIETGVRQGDEVSVHYDPMIAKLVVWAEDRQAALRKLRYSLHQYNIVGLSTNIDFLLSLSGHPQFEAGNVHTNFISQHHDELFPAKQATPNEILCQAALGLILREKMITDAFRVQSGDKFSPFASSSGRRINISYTRKLTLLDGENNVDITVDYSHDGSYNMQIKDKAFHVSGDISNEGDSTYLRCTVNGSVCKSKLVILDNAICLFSLKGSAQIGLPIPKYLSGASATGTQGGALAPMTGTIEKVFVKAGDKVQAGDPLMVMIAMKMEHTIRAPKAGVIKKVNYQEGSQANRHAPLVELVDEDMESK, from the exons ATGCGGACGGCCAGAAAGATGGGTGTGAAGTCTGTAGCAGTTTACAGTGATGCAGACAAGAATTCCATGCATGTCGCAATG GCAGATGAAGCATATTCCATTGGCCCAGCTGCCTCTCAGCAGAGCTATTTAGCtatggaaaaaataatacaagTGGCCAAAATATCAACAGCACAG GCTATTCATCCAGGGTATGGTTTCCTCTCAGAAAACACGGAGTTTGCCGAGCTGTGCAAGCAAGAGGGAATCATCTTCATAGGCCCTCCTTCATCTGCTATCAGAGATATGGGTATTAAGAG cACCTCCAAGGCTATAATGTCTGCTGCTGGGGTTCCTGTCATTGAAGGTTATCATGGTGAAGATCAGTCTGATGAATGTCTAAAGGAACATGCCCAGAGAATTGGGTATCCAGTAATGATTAAAGCAGTTCGTGGAGGTGGAGGAAAG GGTATGAGAATTGCTCAGTCAGAAAAGGAGTTTCTGGACCAACTAGAATCAGCCAGGAGAGAAGCAAAGAAGTCTTTCAATGATGATGCCGTGCTGATAGAAAAATTTGTAGACAATCCAAG GCATGTTGAAGTCCAGGTGTTTGGTGACCAGCATGGCAATGCAGTCTATTTGTTTGAAAGAGATTGCAGTGTGCAGAGAAGACATCAGAAAATCATTGAAGAAGCTCCTGGG CCAGAAATTGAGCCTGAAGTGAGAAGGAAACTTGGAGAAGCTGCTGTCAAAGCAGCTAAAGCTGTGAACTACGTGGGAGCAG GAACCGTGGAATTTATTATGGACTCTCAACATAATTTCTACTTTATGGAGATGAACACCAGGCTGCAAGTGGAGCACCCAGTTACTGAGATGATCACAGGGACTGACTTGGTAGAGTGGCAACTTAGG GttgcagcaggagagaaaatTCCCCTAATGCAGGAAGAAATTGAACTCAGTGGCCATGCATTTGAAGCCAGGATATATGCTGAAGATCCTAATAATAACTTCATGCCAGGGGCTGGACCCTTACTCCACTTGTCTACACCACCACCTGACAGTTTTACCAGGATAGAAACTGGGGTCAGACAAG GTGATGAAGTTTCTGTGCATTATGATCCAATGATTGCGAAGTTAGTTGTTTGGGCTGAGGATCGCCAAGCAGCATTGAGAAAGTTGCGGTACAGCCTTCATCAGTACAAT ATCGTAGGACTAAGCACCAATATTGATTTCTTACTAAGCCTGTCAGGACACCCACAGTTTGAGGCTGGAAATGTGCACACCAATTTCATTTCTCAACACCATGATGAACTGTTTCCAGCCAAACAGGCCACCCCAAATGAAATTTTGTGTCAGGCTGCTCTGGGACTCATACTGAGAGAGAAAATGATAACCGATGCTTTTAGAGTTCAGTCTGGTG ATAAATTCTCACCGTTTGCATCCAGCAGTGGCAGAAGAATAAATATATCCTACACCAGAAAACTGACTCTCCTAGATGGTGAAAACA aTGTGGACATAACTGTAGATTACAGTCATGACGGTTCATATAACATGCAG ATAAAAGATAAAGCTTTCCATGTTTCTGGAGACATTTCTAATGAGGGAGATTCGACTTACCTGAGATGTACAGTAAACGGGAGTGTTTGTAAATCTAAGCTGGTCATTTTGGACAACGCTATTTGCCTCTTCTCGCTG AAAGGCAGTGCACAAATTGGGCTTCCAATACCTAAATACTTATCTGGAGCGAGTGCAACAGGAACTCAAGGAGGTGCTCTAGCACCTATGACTGGAACAATTGAAAAG GTATTTGTGAAAGCAGGGGACAAGGTACAAGCTGGAGACCCACTAATGGTTATGATAGCTATGAAAATGGAG CATACCATAAGGGCTCCAAAGGCAGGAGTAATAAAGAAGGTTAATTACCAGGAAGGCTCTCAGGCCAACAGACATGCTCCACTAGTTGAGTTAGTGGATGAAGACATGGAATCAAAATGA
- the MCCC1 gene encoding methylcrotonoyl-CoA carboxylase subunit alpha, mitochondrial isoform X4 — MEKIIQVAKISTAQAIHPGYGFLSENTEFAELCKQEGIIFIGPPSSAIRDMGIKSTSKAIMSAAGVPVIEGYHGEDQSDECLKEHAQRIGYPVMIKAVRGGGGKGMRIAQSEKEFLDQLESARREAKKSFNDDAVLIEKFVDNPRHVEVQVFGDQHGNAVYLFERDCSVQRRHQKIIEEAPGPEIEPEVRRKLGEAAVKAAKAVNYVGAGTVEFIMDSQHNFYFMEMNTRLQVEHPVTEMITGTDLVEWQLRVAAGEKIPLMQEEIELSGHAFEARIYAEDPNNNFMPGAGPLLHLSTPPPDSFTRIETGVRQGDEVSVHYDPMIAKLVVWAEDRQAALRKLRYSLHQYNIVGLSTNIDFLLSLSGHPQFEAGNVHTNFISQHHDELFPAKQATPNEILCQAALGLILREKMITDAFRVQSGDKFSPFASSSGRRINISYTRKLTLLDGENNVDITVDYSHDGSYNMQIKDKAFHVSGDISNEGDSTYLRCTVNGSVCKSKLVILDNAICLFSLKGSAQIGLPIPKYLSGASATGTQGGALAPMTGTIEKVFVKAGDKVQAGDPLMVMIAMKMEHTIRAPKAGVIKKVNYQEGSQANRHAPLVELVDEDMESK, encoded by the exons atggaaaaaataatacaagTGGCCAAAATATCAACAGCACAG GCTATTCATCCAGGGTATGGTTTCCTCTCAGAAAACACGGAGTTTGCCGAGCTGTGCAAGCAAGAGGGAATCATCTTCATAGGCCCTCCTTCATCTGCTATCAGAGATATGGGTATTAAGAG cACCTCCAAGGCTATAATGTCTGCTGCTGGGGTTCCTGTCATTGAAGGTTATCATGGTGAAGATCAGTCTGATGAATGTCTAAAGGAACATGCCCAGAGAATTGGGTATCCAGTAATGATTAAAGCAGTTCGTGGAGGTGGAGGAAAG GGTATGAGAATTGCTCAGTCAGAAAAGGAGTTTCTGGACCAACTAGAATCAGCCAGGAGAGAAGCAAAGAAGTCTTTCAATGATGATGCCGTGCTGATAGAAAAATTTGTAGACAATCCAAG GCATGTTGAAGTCCAGGTGTTTGGTGACCAGCATGGCAATGCAGTCTATTTGTTTGAAAGAGATTGCAGTGTGCAGAGAAGACATCAGAAAATCATTGAAGAAGCTCCTGGG CCAGAAATTGAGCCTGAAGTGAGAAGGAAACTTGGAGAAGCTGCTGTCAAAGCAGCTAAAGCTGTGAACTACGTGGGAGCAG GAACCGTGGAATTTATTATGGACTCTCAACATAATTTCTACTTTATGGAGATGAACACCAGGCTGCAAGTGGAGCACCCAGTTACTGAGATGATCACAGGGACTGACTTGGTAGAGTGGCAACTTAGG GttgcagcaggagagaaaatTCCCCTAATGCAGGAAGAAATTGAACTCAGTGGCCATGCATTTGAAGCCAGGATATATGCTGAAGATCCTAATAATAACTTCATGCCAGGGGCTGGACCCTTACTCCACTTGTCTACACCACCACCTGACAGTTTTACCAGGATAGAAACTGGGGTCAGACAAG GTGATGAAGTTTCTGTGCATTATGATCCAATGATTGCGAAGTTAGTTGTTTGGGCTGAGGATCGCCAAGCAGCATTGAGAAAGTTGCGGTACAGCCTTCATCAGTACAAT ATCGTAGGACTAAGCACCAATATTGATTTCTTACTAAGCCTGTCAGGACACCCACAGTTTGAGGCTGGAAATGTGCACACCAATTTCATTTCTCAACACCATGATGAACTGTTTCCAGCCAAACAGGCCACCCCAAATGAAATTTTGTGTCAGGCTGCTCTGGGACTCATACTGAGAGAGAAAATGATAACCGATGCTTTTAGAGTTCAGTCTGGTG ATAAATTCTCACCGTTTGCATCCAGCAGTGGCAGAAGAATAAATATATCCTACACCAGAAAACTGACTCTCCTAGATGGTGAAAACA aTGTGGACATAACTGTAGATTACAGTCATGACGGTTCATATAACATGCAG ATAAAAGATAAAGCTTTCCATGTTTCTGGAGACATTTCTAATGAGGGAGATTCGACTTACCTGAGATGTACAGTAAACGGGAGTGTTTGTAAATCTAAGCTGGTCATTTTGGACAACGCTATTTGCCTCTTCTCGCTG AAAGGCAGTGCACAAATTGGGCTTCCAATACCTAAATACTTATCTGGAGCGAGTGCAACAGGAACTCAAGGAGGTGCTCTAGCACCTATGACTGGAACAATTGAAAAG GTATTTGTGAAAGCAGGGGACAAGGTACAAGCTGGAGACCCACTAATGGTTATGATAGCTATGAAAATGGAG CATACCATAAGGGCTCCAAAGGCAGGAGTAATAAAGAAGGTTAATTACCAGGAAGGCTCTCAGGCCAACAGACATGCTCCACTAGTTGAGTTAGTGGATGAAGACATGGAATCAAAATGA